Proteins encoded together in one Coffea arabica cultivar ET-39 chromosome 2c, Coffea Arabica ET-39 HiFi, whole genome shotgun sequence window:
- the LOC113724482 gene encoding uncharacterized protein produces the protein MAIVLRFVDKQGCIRERFFDIVHVHETNSLTLKKEICDVFSRHNLSVQNIRGQGYDEASNMRGEWNGLQALFIQECPYAYYIHCFADRLQFTLAAASQEVIPVEQFFTYLSLLINLISSSCKRVDQLRVARAARIAELIAIDELETGRGQNQIGTLKRLGTTRWGSHFSSICSLFTEYEDICSVLIDVINYGNTSTQRSEADRVYDFMTSFDFVLVMHMMRDILGFAQVLSQALQCKSQDILNALILVSVTKDRLQSYRDNGWNELFTNVKTFCDTRNIEMLDMNVIYKAGRGRIRKQNDPITMEHHYRIDVFLATVDSQILEMKNKSKEDVIELLILSSALHPKDNFQAFNIEQICQLANKFYSADFTYQEKLHLRTQLELFQIEFSCNSQLQNLSSLQELCQVLAKTRKSMCYTH, from the coding sequence ATGGCTATTGTTCTTAGATTTGTGGACAAGCAAGGCTGTATTCGAGAGAGATTTTTTGACATTGTTCATGTGCACGAAACCAATTCCTTGACTTTGAAGAAGGAGATATGTGATGTCTTTTCTCGCCATAATCTTAGTGTGCAAAACATTCGTGGCCAAGGATATGATGAAGCTAGTAACATGCGTGGAGAATGGAATGGACTGCAAGCATTATTTATTCAGGAGTGCCCCTATGCATATTATATTCACTGTTTTGCTGATCGACTGCAATTCACATTGGCAGCAGCATCTCAAGAGGTAATTCCTGTGGAACAATTCTTTACATACTTATCTCTTCTTATAAATTTAATTTCATCTTCTTGCAAACGTGTGGACCAACTGAGAGTTGCTAGAGCTGCTAGAATTGCTGAATTGATTGCTATTGATGAACTTGAGACTGGTAGGGGTCAGAATCAGATTGGTACCTTAAAACGGCTAGGGACTACAAGATGGGGGTCTCATTTTAGTTCTATCTGTAGCTTATTCACAGAATATGAAGACATTTGCTCTGTCCTAATTGATGTTATCAATTATGGAAATACATCAACTCAAAGAAGTGAAGCTGACAGAGTTTACGATTTCATGacatcttttgattttgttcttgTTATGCATATGATGAGGGACATTTTAGGATTTGCACAAGTACTTTCTCAAGCTTTACAATGCAAATCTCAAGATATTTTGAATGCCCTTATATTGGTTTCAGTAACAAAGGATCGACTTCAAAGTTACAGAGATAATGGATGGAATGAATTGTTCACCAATGTAAAGACATTTTGTGATACACGAAATATAGAGATGCTTGATATGAATGTCATTTATAAAGCAGGTCGAGGAAGAATTCGAAAACAAAATGATCCAATTACCATGGAGCATCACTACAGGATTGATGTGTTTTTGGCAACGGTTGATTCTCAAATACTTGAAATGAAGAATAAGTCTAAGGAAGATGTAATAGAGTTGCTTATTCTTAGTTCAGCGTTGCACCCCAAAGATAATTTTCAGGCTTTCAATATTGAACAAATTTGTCAACTTGCAAACAAGTTTTATTCAGCTGACTTCACATATCAAGAGAAGTTACACTTAAGAACTCAATTAGAGCTTTTCCAGATTGAGTTTTCCTGTAATTCTCAGCTTCAAAATTTGTCATCACTTCAGGAGTTGTGCCAAGTGTTAGCAAAGACAAGAAAGTCAATGTGCTATACTCATTGA